A single region of the Palaemon carinicauda isolate YSFRI2023 chromosome 17, ASM3689809v2, whole genome shotgun sequence genome encodes:
- the LOC137656355 gene encoding uncharacterized protein: protein MTLSLGREVTVLEEILPSRLANIAEWPLKVNNGITTTVAGMEAYRSSSSEEASTPALSMEMPKTCDLFATALHGLWLWVLLLVFLFRGLCTRSASSRPASLLPAHNCRSVAVLCTTLIQLACLAEAIWKFQESADPHILLITAAALTLVASLATAAFYHATEKWCAPGYVWVCLWVWVFQVGLGMWRVWQIARSGMRMTLVYPCLTFANTVTAAFILSLDLYTVMLWEMYISVKGDHINLDL from the exons ATGACACTATCCTTGGGCAGGGAAGTTACCGTTCTAGAAGAAATCTTACCGTCTAGGCTGGCAAATATCGCTGAATGGCCACTGAAAGTTAACAATGGCATCACCACTACGGTAGCTGGAATGGAAGCGTACAGAAGTAGTTCCAGCGAGGAAGCCTCAACACCGGCCCTATCGATGGAAATGCCCAAGACCTGCGACCTCTTTGCAACAGCCTTGCATGGCCTCTGGTTGTGGGTCCTCCTACTGGTATTTCTCTTCAGGGGCCTTTGCACCAGATCGGCTTCATCCAGACCAGCGTCGCTCCTTCCAGCTCACAACTGTAGATCAGTGGCGGTGCTGTGCACCACTCTGATACAATTAGCCTGCCTTGCCGAAGCCATTTGGAAGTTCCAAGAGTCTGCTGACCCACACATCTTGCTGATCACAGCGGCGGCTCTTACTCTAGTCGCCTCCCTAGCTACTGCTGCGTTCTACCATGCAACGGAGAAGTGGTGTGCCCCTGGCTACGTGTGGGTATGCCTCTGGGTTTGGGTATTTCAAGTGGGCCTGGGGATGTGGAGGGTCTGGCAAATAGCCAGGAGTGGAATGAGGATGACTCTGGTCTATCCCTGCTTGACCTTTGCTAATACGGTCACTGCTGCATTCATCCTCTCACTGGATCTCTACACTGTTATGTTGTGG GAAATGTACATTTCAGTTAAAGGAGATCATATAAATTTAGACCTATGA